The Drosophila bipectinata strain 14024-0381.07 chromosome 2L, DbipHiC1v2, whole genome shotgun sequence genome has a segment encoding these proteins:
- the frtz gene encoding WD repeat-containing and planar cell polarity effector protein fritz isoform X1 has translation MLLSETHFWTTLRDEVRIKGNDLGAFRYLRQREKEQEHQDAISLAKRDYTERRNGLAVLKNSSRKSAGRLKDNLKKLEDLLRQHRIIHSEWQDAAQVLLLFANGLICHICVDIYTGDILRMVFEKYLVGKLASEVITDAFFTRSHIVLAYNTNQLTVVHLQRPNSRSQGPEKIANMDPRIFHVIIPGATERKLARHLTVNGSFDLFVVWTQSSQNEVYPWRPTIRDQDRANIHVFKIKGLQLESIAYCWSENDPLCVDFLRSSESQIITLEQKVSRKGDISAEICSYELAAGKMQRTAITSIPMGAQICSFAFSPDQEKLFLGSIDRNICLHDLVQQSTKYANQIEIVPNQCAWHCDSAMLCVANERSVLQCFDLALATIGHQLVSESVTPLNLLDLSHYFVAQPTLLNVAFSRKPDLTSFKHTYAQTDCLLLLIYEQGPLACMRIFGGAGMRGDIHNSGLTADVIADKYLRLQQPERAVNVLSALNWETYGAMCLITLHKIANYVFFGGDQRRPRIELMARALKTFAHNLSEETKDEFSDQVFDLKRRFCFYLLRKNLFSEAFEIAQDVGDYDLFMDLYNLTKCISSLGEFSQVAFSQAAAIIHEEDRANGNLSLTCDLRSESACSQSTCSDLMRGQSTETGSGLGTGSSLVQGQQVMKTYVPPLPSFKSKIFNAEMIKINIPKPELRPPLPKVSLAPPATSLASLSLKSNSLHQAPVKSSNVNGNVWSQDVPDQTVGLPMPSSPPLRPDPGAQYALPATSPPPTATYQPKFYQHPLVSGNIPAMLPNVTSEDYQKRLLSKKPTASILSNPANPAPANGEAATPSAKSQTAEKNKVKFSDTIQVAVVPEIPRKEKPMPPKRNGYSRPATRHLTNPKKELADSLPLCHPNDEYLKDFNPITTNMTKPPTRRRDEDSKQSSSKNTSSSSSSIKVVHFGVV, from the exons ATGCTGCTAAGCGAGACCCACTTTTGGACCACGTTGCGAGACGAGGTGCGCATCAAGGGCAATGACCTGGGCGCCTTTCGCTACCTGCGCCAACGGGAGAAGGAGCAGGAGCACCAGGACGCCATATCGCTGGCCAAGCGCGATTACACCGAACGCCGCAATGGTCTGGCCGTACTGAAGAACAGCAGTCGTAAGTCCGCTGGACGGCTCAAGGATAACCTCAAGAAGCTGGAGGATCTATTGCGCCAGCATAGAATCATTCACTCGGAATGGCAGGACGCCGCCCAGGTGCTGCTCCTATTCGCCAACGGTCTGATATGCCACATATGCGTGGATATCTACACCGGGGACATACTGCGGATGGTGTTTGAAAAGTATCTGGTGGGGAAACTGGCCTCGGAGGTCATCACCGATG CTTTTTTCACCCGTTCCCACATCGTCTTGGCTTACAATACCAACCAGCTGACGGTGGTGCATCTACAGCGGCCGAATTCACGGTCACAGGGTCCCGAGAAGATCGCCAATATGGATCCCCGGATCTTTCATGTGATTATCCCCGGAGCCACGGAACGTAAGCTAGCCCGCCACCTGACCGTCAATGGTAGCTTTGATTTGTTTGTGGTGTGGACGCAGTCATCCCAAAACGAGGTCTATCCCTGGAGGCCAACCATACGAGATCAGGATCGAGCCAACATCCatgtctttaaaataaaagg CTTGCAGTTGGAATCTATAGCCTATTGCTGGTCGGAAAACGATCCACTGTGCGTGGATTTCTTGCGGAGCAGCGAAAGCCAAATCATCACCCTGGAGCAGAAGGTTTCGCGCAAGGGCGACATCAGTGCTGAGATCTGTTCCTATGAACTGGCCGCCGGCAAGATGCAACGCACCGCCATTACCTCGATACCAATGGGCGCCCAAATCTGTTCGTTCGCCTTCAGCCCGGACCAGGAGAAGCTCTTTCTGGGCAGCATTGATCGGAACATCTGCCTGCACGACCTGGTCCAGCAGTCGACGAAGTACGCCAACCAGATCGAGATCGTTCCGAACCAGTGCGCCTGGCACTGTGACTCCGCCATGCTGTGTGTCGCTAATGAGCGATCCGTGCTGCAGTGCTTTGACCTGGCTCTGGCCACCATTGGCCATCAGCTGGTCAGCGAGAGTGTCACCCCCTTGAACCTGCTGGATCTGTCGCACTATTTCGTGGCCCAACCGACGCTCCTGAACGTAGCCTTCAGTCGGAAACCGGACCTGACCAGCTTCAAGCACACCTACGCCCAGACGGACTGTCTGCTGTTGTTGATTTATGAGCAGGGGCCGCTGGCCTGTATGCGCATCTTTGGCGGCGCCGGAATGCGAGGGGATATCCACAACTCGGGCCTCACCGCGGACGTCATTGCAGACAAGTACCTGCGACTCCAGCAACCGGAGCGGGCGGTGAATGTCCTTTCCGCCCTCAATTGGGAGACCTACGGAGCCATGTGCCTCATCACACTCCACAAAATAGCCAACTATGTGTTCTTTGGCGGAGATCAGCGTCGTCCCCGCATCGAGCTGATGGCGCGAGCCCTTAAAACATTCGCCCACAATCTTTCCGAGGAGACGAAAGATGAGTTCAGTGACCAGGTGTTTGATTTAAAGCGACGCTTCTGCTTTTATCTTTTGCGGAAGAACCTCTTTTCGGAGGCATTTGAAATAGCCCAGGACGTGGGGGACTATGACCTGTTCATGGATCTGTACAACCTGACCAAGTGCATCTCCAGTCTGGGGGAGTTTTCCCAAGTAGCCTTCAGTCAGGCCGCTGCCATAATCCACGAGGAGGACCGTGCCAACGGAAACCTTAGCCTGACCTGTGACCTGCGCTCCGAGTCGGCCTGTTCGCAATCGACTTGCTCGGATCTGATGCGTGGCCAGAGCACGGAAACTGGATCAGGACTTGGAACTGGTTCTAGCTTGGTGCAAGGACAGCAGGTTATGAAAACATACGTGCCACCACTGCCCTCCTTCAAGTCAAAGATCTTTAATGCCGAGATGATAAAGATCAACATACCCAAGCCAGAGCTGAGGCCGCCGTTGCCGAAGGTCTCCCTAGCACCTCCAGCCACTTCACTGGCCAGCCTGTCCCTGAAGAGCAACAGTCTCCACCAGGCACCTGTGAAGAGTTCCAATGTGAATG GCAACGTATGGTCCCAGGATGTGCCAGATCAGACGGTAGGCCTTCCCATGCCTAGCAGTCCACCGCTTCGACCAGATCCAGGAGCGCAATACGCACTGCCAGCGACATCACCCCCACCAACGGCCACCTATCAGCCTAAATTCTACCAACACCCGTTGGTGTCTGGTAATATTCCCGCCATGCTACCGAACGTCACCAGTGAGGATTACCAGAAGCGATTGCTGTCCAAGAAGCCAACTGCTTCCATTCTTTCCAATCCGGCCAATCCAGCGCCGGCGAACGGCGAGGCAGCCACACCCAGTGCCAAATCACAAACGGCCGAGAAGAACAAGGTCAAGTTCTCGGACACCATACAGGTGGCGGTGGTGCCG GAGATTCCCCGCAAGGAGAAACCGATGCCGCCCAAGAGAAACGGTTACTCCAGGCCAGCCACGCGGCATCTGACCAATCCTAAGAAGGAGCTGGCTGACAGCTTGCCACTTTGTCATCCCAACGATGAATATCTTAAGGATTTTAATCCAATTACTACAA ATATGACCAAGCCCCCTACCCGACGCCGGGATGAGGATTCAAAACAAAGCAGCAGCAAAaacacctcctcctcctcgtcgtccaTCAAGGTGGTCCACTTCGGCGTGGTCTGA
- the frtz gene encoding WD repeat-containing and planar cell polarity effector protein fritz isoform X2 codes for MLTVVHLQRPNSRSQGPEKIANMDPRIFHVIIPGATERKLARHLTVNGSFDLFVVWTQSSQNEVYPWRPTIRDQDRANIHVFKIKGLQLESIAYCWSENDPLCVDFLRSSESQIITLEQKVSRKGDISAEICSYELAAGKMQRTAITSIPMGAQICSFAFSPDQEKLFLGSIDRNICLHDLVQQSTKYANQIEIVPNQCAWHCDSAMLCVANERSVLQCFDLALATIGHQLVSESVTPLNLLDLSHYFVAQPTLLNVAFSRKPDLTSFKHTYAQTDCLLLLIYEQGPLACMRIFGGAGMRGDIHNSGLTADVIADKYLRLQQPERAVNVLSALNWETYGAMCLITLHKIANYVFFGGDQRRPRIELMARALKTFAHNLSEETKDEFSDQVFDLKRRFCFYLLRKNLFSEAFEIAQDVGDYDLFMDLYNLTKCISSLGEFSQVAFSQAAAIIHEEDRANGNLSLTCDLRSESACSQSTCSDLMRGQSTETGSGLGTGSSLVQGQQVMKTYVPPLPSFKSKIFNAEMIKINIPKPELRPPLPKVSLAPPATSLASLSLKSNSLHQAPVKSSNVNGNVWSQDVPDQTVGLPMPSSPPLRPDPGAQYALPATSPPPTATYQPKFYQHPLVSGNIPAMLPNVTSEDYQKRLLSKKPTASILSNPANPAPANGEAATPSAKSQTAEKNKVKFSDTIQVAVVPEIPRKEKPMPPKRNGYSRPATRHLTNPKKELADSLPLCHPNDEYLKDFNPITTNMTKPPTRRRDEDSKQSSSKNTSSSSSSIKVVHFGVV; via the exons ATG CTGACGGTGGTGCATCTACAGCGGCCGAATTCACGGTCACAGGGTCCCGAGAAGATCGCCAATATGGATCCCCGGATCTTTCATGTGATTATCCCCGGAGCCACGGAACGTAAGCTAGCCCGCCACCTGACCGTCAATGGTAGCTTTGATTTGTTTGTGGTGTGGACGCAGTCATCCCAAAACGAGGTCTATCCCTGGAGGCCAACCATACGAGATCAGGATCGAGCCAACATCCatgtctttaaaataaaagg CTTGCAGTTGGAATCTATAGCCTATTGCTGGTCGGAAAACGATCCACTGTGCGTGGATTTCTTGCGGAGCAGCGAAAGCCAAATCATCACCCTGGAGCAGAAGGTTTCGCGCAAGGGCGACATCAGTGCTGAGATCTGTTCCTATGAACTGGCCGCCGGCAAGATGCAACGCACCGCCATTACCTCGATACCAATGGGCGCCCAAATCTGTTCGTTCGCCTTCAGCCCGGACCAGGAGAAGCTCTTTCTGGGCAGCATTGATCGGAACATCTGCCTGCACGACCTGGTCCAGCAGTCGACGAAGTACGCCAACCAGATCGAGATCGTTCCGAACCAGTGCGCCTGGCACTGTGACTCCGCCATGCTGTGTGTCGCTAATGAGCGATCCGTGCTGCAGTGCTTTGACCTGGCTCTGGCCACCATTGGCCATCAGCTGGTCAGCGAGAGTGTCACCCCCTTGAACCTGCTGGATCTGTCGCACTATTTCGTGGCCCAACCGACGCTCCTGAACGTAGCCTTCAGTCGGAAACCGGACCTGACCAGCTTCAAGCACACCTACGCCCAGACGGACTGTCTGCTGTTGTTGATTTATGAGCAGGGGCCGCTGGCCTGTATGCGCATCTTTGGCGGCGCCGGAATGCGAGGGGATATCCACAACTCGGGCCTCACCGCGGACGTCATTGCAGACAAGTACCTGCGACTCCAGCAACCGGAGCGGGCGGTGAATGTCCTTTCCGCCCTCAATTGGGAGACCTACGGAGCCATGTGCCTCATCACACTCCACAAAATAGCCAACTATGTGTTCTTTGGCGGAGATCAGCGTCGTCCCCGCATCGAGCTGATGGCGCGAGCCCTTAAAACATTCGCCCACAATCTTTCCGAGGAGACGAAAGATGAGTTCAGTGACCAGGTGTTTGATTTAAAGCGACGCTTCTGCTTTTATCTTTTGCGGAAGAACCTCTTTTCGGAGGCATTTGAAATAGCCCAGGACGTGGGGGACTATGACCTGTTCATGGATCTGTACAACCTGACCAAGTGCATCTCCAGTCTGGGGGAGTTTTCCCAAGTAGCCTTCAGTCAGGCCGCTGCCATAATCCACGAGGAGGACCGTGCCAACGGAAACCTTAGCCTGACCTGTGACCTGCGCTCCGAGTCGGCCTGTTCGCAATCGACTTGCTCGGATCTGATGCGTGGCCAGAGCACGGAAACTGGATCAGGACTTGGAACTGGTTCTAGCTTGGTGCAAGGACAGCAGGTTATGAAAACATACGTGCCACCACTGCCCTCCTTCAAGTCAAAGATCTTTAATGCCGAGATGATAAAGATCAACATACCCAAGCCAGAGCTGAGGCCGCCGTTGCCGAAGGTCTCCCTAGCACCTCCAGCCACTTCACTGGCCAGCCTGTCCCTGAAGAGCAACAGTCTCCACCAGGCACCTGTGAAGAGTTCCAATGTGAATG GCAACGTATGGTCCCAGGATGTGCCAGATCAGACGGTAGGCCTTCCCATGCCTAGCAGTCCACCGCTTCGACCAGATCCAGGAGCGCAATACGCACTGCCAGCGACATCACCCCCACCAACGGCCACCTATCAGCCTAAATTCTACCAACACCCGTTGGTGTCTGGTAATATTCCCGCCATGCTACCGAACGTCACCAGTGAGGATTACCAGAAGCGATTGCTGTCCAAGAAGCCAACTGCTTCCATTCTTTCCAATCCGGCCAATCCAGCGCCGGCGAACGGCGAGGCAGCCACACCCAGTGCCAAATCACAAACGGCCGAGAAGAACAAGGTCAAGTTCTCGGACACCATACAGGTGGCGGTGGTGCCG GAGATTCCCCGCAAGGAGAAACCGATGCCGCCCAAGAGAAACGGTTACTCCAGGCCAGCCACGCGGCATCTGACCAATCCTAAGAAGGAGCTGGCTGACAGCTTGCCACTTTGTCATCCCAACGATGAATATCTTAAGGATTTTAATCCAATTACTACAA ATATGACCAAGCCCCCTACCCGACGCCGGGATGAGGATTCAAAACAAAGCAGCAGCAAAaacacctcctcctcctcgtcgtccaTCAAGGTGGTCCACTTCGGCGTGGTCTGA
- the mRpL48 gene encoding large ribosomal subunit protein mL48, which translates to MLRRLLPTVCRTWQVPRATITAVRNASGSVYEPDYLESLKPKFPQYESLNVQIKGYDYPQLESYQRFLHGLAEYLELDVSDCYALPPQQTQVQRLRPNSAVIESEYKLTTYERNLQLNNVDAPVYPQFLRIAQAALPEGVSLQVQQHTDDCEERRYVPDKELLDLKSELERMGGATPTKKK; encoded by the exons ATGCTCCGCCGG TTGTTGCCTACTGTGTGCCGGACGTGGCAGGTGCCGAGGGCCACCATCACAGCTGTGAGAAACGCCAGTGGCAGTGTTTATGAACCGGACTATCTGGAG TCCCTTAAGCCGAAGTTCCCCCAGTACGAGAGCCTTAATGTCCAGATCAAAGGCTATGACTATCCCCAGTTGGAGAGCTACCAGCGCTTCCTGCACGGCTTGGCCGAGTACCTGGAACTGGACGTCTCCGATTGCTACGCCCTGCCGCCCCAGCAAACCCAGGTGCAGCGGCTGCGTCCCAATTCCGCAGTCATCGAATCAGAGTACAAACTGACCACATACGAGCGCAACCTGCAGCTAAACAACGTGGATGCCCCGGTCTATCCTCAGTTCCTGCGCATCGCCCAGGCGGCACTGCCCGAGGGCGTCAGCCTGCAGGTGCAACAGCACACGGATGACTGTGAAGAGCGTCGATATGTGCCCGACAAGGAGCTGCTGGACCTCAAGTCCGAGCTGGAGCGCATGGGTGGTGCCACCCCCACCAAGAAGAAGTAG
- the LOC108119979 gene encoding transmembrane protein 87A, with translation MQKTSTLLVAALALLTLAIRTSAKSDAGIVDIPVFTDIPNIREQRPLLANTKIYAQLKGCIAKVETVLNITFRLTEHPCIFDDRMLQSIAENPIQQTNSSINNVIAVVSKLYTCNNGLIVLLPDKDKTLEGAGATPEPKHPMKENKHPLSPTTNPIASVKDDGIYEIEILITPVQAQAQFSAVVHIEFLGPHGFISAIDWPFLPFYLIMCIVYVIFGIIWLFVSFAQWRDLLRIQFWIGGVILLGMLEKAFFYAEYQTLTNTGVAVQHAELVAEFVSCAKRTLARMLVIIMSLGFGIVKPRLGPMLHRVVGVGTLYFVLACVESYLRITNVKSDRSELLVASIPLAVLDTGICWWIFTSLVQTTRTLRLRRNMVKLSLYRHFTNTLIFAVIASVIFMLFALRLRRTENCTPGWRDIWIDTGFWHILFSVLLLVIMILWRPTNNNQRYAFTPLLDNPEDEDEEDEEDQFVADAYGVKMRGQNGTPKTSTATRNTTTTEEDDLRWVEENIPSSMVDPALPVLDSDEEIINTKFEVSKMQ, from the exons ATGCAGAAAACGTCAACGCTTTTGGTAGCCGCGTTGGCGCTACTCACCCTGGCAATACGAACATCCGCCAAATCAGATGCTGGCATTGTGGATATCCCCGTTTTCACG GACATTCCGAACATTCGGGAGCAGCGTCCCCTACTGGCCAATACGAAAATCTATGCACAAC TTAAGGGATGCATTGCCAAGGTGGAGACGGTCTTGAACATAACATTCCGGCTGACGGAGCATCCTTGCATCTTTGATGATCGAATG CTCCAATCAATAGCCGAGAATCCCATCCAGCAAACAAACTCGAGTATTAACAACGTTATAGCGGTTGTCAGCAAGTTGTACACCTGTAATAATGGCCTCATCGTTCTCCTGCCAGACAAGGACAAGACATTGGAGGGAGCTGGAGCAACGCCGGAGCCCAAACATCCCATGAAGGAAAACAAGCACCCGCTTTCG CCCACAACAAACCCCATTGCGAGCGTTAAAGACGATGGCATCTACGAAATTGAAATCCTTATCACACCGGTGCAAGCCCAAGCCCAGTTCAGCGCTGTGGTCCACATTGAGTTCCTGGGACCACATGGATTTATTTCGGCCATCGACTGGCCATTCCTACCA TTCTATCTGATCATGTGCATTGTTTACGTTATATTTGGAATTATTTGGCTGTTTGTTTCTTTTGCCCAATGGCGAGATCTGCTGAGAATTCAATTCTGGATAGGTGGCGTCATACTGCTGGGCATGTTGGAGAAGGCCTTCTTCTACGCCGAGTACCAGACACTGACCAACACGGGAGTGGCGGTGCAGCATGCTGAATTGGTGGCCGAGTTTGTGTCCTGCGCTAAGCGCACTCTGGCCAGGATGCTGGTCATCATTATGAGTCTGGGCTTTGGAATTGTCAA ACCCCGTTTGGGACCCATGCTGCACCGCGTCGTGGGAGTCGGCACTCTATACTTTGTTCTGGCTTGCGTGGAGAGCTATTTGCGCATCACCAATGTCAAGAGTGATCGCAGTGAGCTCCTGGTGGCCAGCATACCTCTGGCAGTGCTGGACACTGGCATCTGTTGGTGGATCTTTACCTCTCTGGTACAGACTACCCGTACTCTTCGGCTTAGAAG gaaTATGGTGAAGCTATCTCTGTACAGGCACTTTACCAACACCCTAATCTTTGCGGTTATTGCTTCCGTCATATTTATGCTGTTTGCCTTGCGTCTCCGTAGAACAGAGAATTGTACGCCT GGCTGGCGTGATATCTGGATTGATACTGGATTTTGGCACATTCTGTTTTCTGTTCTGCTGCTTGTGATTATGATTCTATGGCGACCAACAAATAACAATCAACGGTATGCCTTCACGCCTCTGCTGGACAACCCGGAGGATGAAGACGAGGAGG ACGAAGAGGATCAGTTTGTGGCCGATGCCTATGGCGTGAAGATGCGTGGCCAGAATGGTACACCAAAGACCTCAACTGCCACTCGAAACACCACCACAACCGAGGAGGATGACCTACGCTGGGTGGAGGAGAACATACCTTCCTCAATGGTGGATCCAGCTCTGCCAGTGCTGGACTCGGATGAGGAAATCATCAACACCAAGTTTGAGGTTTCCAAAATGCAATAA
- the cpb gene encoding F-actin-capping protein subunit beta yields MSEMQMDCALDLMRRLPPQQIEKNLIDLIDLAPDLCEDLLSSVDQPLKIAKDKEHGKDYLLCDYNRDGDSYRSPWSNTYYPPLEDGQMPSERLRKLEIEANYAFDQYREMYYEGGVSSVYLWDLDHGFAAVILIKKAGDGSKMIRGCWDSIHVVEVQEKTTGRTAHYKLTSTAMLWLQTNKQGSGTMNLGGSLTRQTEQDANVSESSPHIANIGKMVEEMENKIRNTLNEIYFGKTKDIVNGLRSTQSLADQRQQAAMKQDLAAAIRNRNVKPDSN; encoded by the exons ATG TCTGAGATGCAAATGGACTGTGCTTTGGATCTGATGCGTCGCCTGCCGCCCCAGCAGATCGAGAAGAACCTCATCGATCTGATCGACCTGGCGCCGGACCTGTGCGAGGACCTTCTGTCGTCGGTGGACCAGCCCCTGAAGATTGCCAAAGACAAGGAGCATGGCAAGGACTACCTGCTGTGCGACTACAATCGCGACGGGGACTCCTACCGTTCGCCGTGGTCCAACACCTACTACCCGCCGCTGGAGGACGGCCAGATGCCCTCGGAGCGGCTGCGCAAGCTTGAAATCGAGGCCAACTACGCCTTTGACCAGTACCGCGAGATGTACTACGAGGGCGGAGTGTCGTCGGTGTATTTGTGGGATCTCGACCACGGTTTTGCTGCTGTGATACTCATCAAGAAGGCTGGTGATGGCAGCAAAATGATCCGTGGCTGCTGGGACTCCATTCACGTGGTGGAGGTTCAGGAGAAGACCACCGGTCGGACGGCCCACTACAAACTCACCTCCACGGCGATGCTGTGGCTCCAGACCAACAAGCAGGGCTCCGGTACAATGAACCTGGGCGGTTCCCTCACCCGCCAGACGGAACAGGATGCCAATGTTAGTGAGTCGTCGCCGCACATTGCCAACATTGGAAAAATGGTTGAGGAGATGGAGAACAAGATACGCAACACCCTCAACGAGATCTACTTTGGCAAGACGAAGGACATTGTGAACGGGCTGCGCAGCACACAGTCGCTGGCCGATCAGCGCCAGCAAGCGGCCATGAAGCAGGACCTGGCGGCCGCCATCCGGAATCGCAACGTCAAGCCCGATTCGAACTGA
- the LOC108120008 gene encoding ubiquitin-conjugating enzyme E2Q-like protein CG4502, translating to MSSRSKERVVTAFRKIFHHKSTNNNNNNNHNNNNNNNNNNDKVDGATGSSNPNITNNNHEGGAASSSSMGAGAMGGAASSSKNAVVRMATPADQPVWDSPGKRRRQDHKVAPTVGRQLMAAPDQSIRSRRLMKEYREMERLQTKNDAVFTVELVNDSLFEWHVRLHVIDPDSPLARDMQELGVPAILLHLSFPDNFPFAPPFMRVVEPRIEKGYVMEGGAICMELLTPRGWASAYTVEAVIMQFAASVVKGQGRIMRKPKSTKEFSRRTAEESFRSLVKTHEKYGWVTPALADG from the exons ATGTCATCCCGTTCCAAGGAGAGAGTCGTCACTGCATTCCGCAAGATCTTCCACCACAAGTCcaccaataacaacaacaacaacaaccataataataataataataataacaacaacaatgacaaGGTTGATGGAGCCACTGGTAGTAGTAATCCGAATATAACCAACAATAACCATGAAGGAGGAGCAGCCTCTAGTTCTTCGATGGGTGCGGGAGCCATGGGTGGTGCAGCATCCTCATCCAAGAACGCAGTAGTCCGGATGGCAACACCCGCCGATCAGCCCGTTTGGGACTCACCAGGCAAGCGGCGACGACAAGATCACAA AGTGGCGCCCACGGTGGGACGACAGTTGATGGCGGCGCCGGATCAGTCCATTAGATCCCGCCGCCTCATGAAGGAGTACCGCGAAATGGAGCGACTGCAGACCAAGAATGATGCAGTTTTCACA GTGGAACTCGTGAACGACAGTCTTTTTGAGTGGCATGTGCGATTGCATGTCATCGATCCGGACTCCCCGCTGGCCAGGGACATGCAGGAGCTGGGCGTACCTGCCATTCTGCTGCACTTGAGCTTCCCCGATAACTTTCCGTTTGCTCCGCCGTTTATGCGGGTGGTGGAGCCGCGCATCGAGAAGGGCTACGTGATGGAGGGTGGTGCCATCTGTATGGAGTTGCTCACGCCCAGGGGATGGGCCAGCGCCTACACTGTCGAGGCTGTTATCATGCAGTTTGCCGCCAGCGTTGTCAAAGGTCAAGGTCGAATAATGCGCAAACCAAAGAGTACAAAGGAGTTTAGTCG GCGCACAGCAGAGGAGTCATTCCGATCTCTGGTGAAGACGCACGAAAAGTACGGATGGGTTACCCCAGCCCTGGCCGATGGTTAG
- the LOC108120010 gene encoding uncharacterized protein, protein METETKASGDEKQQEKSLAEPMDTLEPPPPTASSKTLKRCLSVPIIRTPPGSKSGKTPMTTRAAAAAAAAAKEHEQTPKKNQQQQPQSTEYSQFFGKNIHIRSQPNSREVSPAPVFNIFTPRARRYSASYSPLTTGANGATLCLTPRVSQLRQEECADLNSREVNHEREVHREIQISQSWEDLTLVTENWSCKSDEFSNPLQVTLPPTGSTSCSSPSPTSNRAGMRLPYSPSPTRRTFATRRSMSPIPMRPSQLGPVKRKFELDDNPAQGSNWSVYSPPPLKKIFTESRGSSPVCQSPSSVCPSPDSGTYDGRITPKLFISKLCTNNAVSGSGSGGNNNNSSSSGCPSPVSASPGGVGSGPNLEAAMCLVSGGSQSQSIDEGISIPESEINSSSCRSRTSSIVSTASSNAQVLANDLTDDATLMDDAKSETSSIGGCSTISIESSSCDSGAKTAATFLNRLVVDSDGGGSPLAQKSFYINKQGISGAKKFIVNHERTGSASKDVPQKL, encoded by the exons ATGGAAACGGAGACGAAAGCCAGTGGCGATGAGAAACAGCAGGAAAAGTCCCTGGCCGAGCCCATGGACACGTTGGAACCCCCGCCACCTACCGCCAGCTCAAAGACCCTTAAACGTTGCCTCAGTGTGCCCATTATAAGGACACCGCCCGGTTCCAAATCCGGCAAAACTCCGATGACCACACGGGCAGCCgcagctgctgcagcagcGGCCAAGGAGCACGAGCAGACCCCGAAGAAGaaccaacaacagcagccacAATCTACAGAATATTCACAGTTCTTTGGGAAGAATATACACATACGATCGCAACCCAACTCTAGGGAGGTCTCTCCAGCTCcggttttcaatattttcaccCCGCGAGCTCGTCGGTATTCGGCCAGCTACAGTCCCCTGACCACAGGCGCTAATGGTGCCACATTGTGTCTGACCCCGAGGGTCTCCCAGCTCCGGCAGGAGGAGTGCGCCGACTTGAACAGTCGCGAGGTGAACCATGAGAGGGAGGTGCACCGGGAAATTCAAATATCCCAGAGCTGGGAGGACCTCACCCTGGTGACCGAGAACTGGTCTTGCAAATCGGATGAGTTTTCTAATCCCCTACAAGTTACCCTGCCTCCCACTGGCAGCACCAGCTGCTCCAGTCCAAGTCCCACCAGCAATCGGGCGGGCATGAGACTGCCCTATTCGCCGTCGCCAACGCGGCGCACCTTCGCCACACGGAGATCCATGTCGCCAATCCCTATGAGACCCTCGCAGTTGGGTCCAGTGAAAAGAAAGTTCGAGCTGGACGATAATCCCGCCCAGGGCAGCAATTGGAGTGTGTACTCGCCGCCGCCGCTGAAAAAGATTTTTACAGAAAG CCGGGGCTCCTCACCCGTTTGCCAATCGCCCTCGTCGGTGTGTCCCAGTCCGGATTCCGGAACCTATGATGGTCGCATTACCCCCAAACTTTTCATCTCCAAACTTTGCACAAACAACGCTGTGAGTGGATCTGGTAGTGGaggcaacaataacaacagcagcagctcgGGATGCCCCTCGCCAGTGTCCGCTTCTCCTGGAGGAGTGGGCAGTGGCCCCAATCTGGAAGCAGCCATGTGCCTCGTTTCGGGTGGAAGTCAGAGCCAGAGCATCGACGAAGGCATCTCTATACCCGAATCGGAGATCAACTCATCCTCCTGCCGTAGCCGCACCTCCTCCATCGTATCCACCGCATCCTCCAACGCTCAGGTGCTGGCCAATGACTTGACCGACGATGCTACGCTGATGGACGATGCCAAGAGCGAGACGTCATCGATCGGTGGCTGCTCCACCATCAGCATAGAGTCCTCATCCTGCGACAGTGGTGCCAAAACGGCCGCCACCTTTCTCAATCGATTGGTGGTGGACTCGGACGGCGGTGGGTCGCCCCTGGCTCAGAAAAGCTTCTACATCAACAAACAGGGAATTTCGGGGGCCAAGAAGTTCATTGTCAATCACGAGAGAACGGGGTCAGCCAGCAAGGATGTCCCACAAAAGCTTTAA